The Streptomyces venezuelae genomic interval GGACGGGGGCGTACAGCGAGGGGTCGTAGTGGCGGGACCCGGAGGCGGGATCGCGCCGGTAGTCCTCGACCACCCGGTCGGACGCGGTGACGAGGTCCTGCGGCGTCGCCGCCGTCAGGCCCTCGGCGGTGGCGGGGCGGCCCGCCGCGGCGGCGACCTCGCGCGTGGTCGCGGCGGCGATGCCGGGTGTGTAGCAGGGGCTGGCGGGGCTGTGGAGGACGGCGCGGTGGAACAGCCCGCGTGCTCGGTCCATCACCATGAGGCAGGCGATCGAGGCTGCCCCGGAGGAGTGGCCGGCGACCGTGACGTTGCCGGGGTCGCCGCCGAACGCGGCGATGTTCTCCCGCACCCACCGCAGGGCCGCGACCTGGTCGAGCAGGCCCCGGTTGTCGGGGTGGGCGGTTCCGCCGGCGGCGGGGACGTGCCCGAACCCCTCGAAGCCGAGCCGGTAGTTGACGGTCACGACGACGAGTCCGGCGCGGGCGAGGGCATCGCCGTCGAAGTCGGGCTGGGCCGAGGATCCGAAGGTGTAGGCGCCCCCGTGGATCCAGACGAGGACGGGCAGGGAACCGCCGTCCGGCGCCGGGGTCCAGACGTTGACGGTGAGGATGTCCTCGTCCCCCGGCGACCAGACGGGCGAGCCGGGCAGTTCCGCCGACTGGGGGGCGACGGGGCCGAAGGCCGTGCCGTCCCGTACGCCGGTCCACGGGGCCGCCGGGGCCGGCTCCCGGAACCGGTGGGTACCGAACGGCGGTGCGGCGTAGGGGATTCCGAGCACGGCGACGACGTCGGCGGAGGCCCGGAAGCCCCGTACCGCACCGTGTGTCGTCTTGAAGATGTCCATGGGTCAAGCGTGTCATCCGGCCCCTCGCCCGCACCAACACCAAGATCATGACGATTCACACATCGCTGATGTCAATGCGGGCGCCCGCTCCTCAGGGCAGCAGGTCGACGCAGTCGAACGCGGTGCCCGCACTCAGGAAGCCGGTGCCGGTGGAGCCGCTGACGACGCTCAGCCTGAGGACGTTGTACTGGCTCGGGTCGGTCTTCCAGGCGCTTGCCGGAACGACGTAGGTGAAGGTGTGGTTGTTGCCCCGGTACGAGCCGGTGGTCAGCGAGCGGGTCGACGGCTGGGCCGGGGGCGAGGGGATCGCGGAGACCCAGTCGTTGACGGTGACCTGGGGCCGTCCGTTGAGGAAGGCGGTGGTGACGCCGATCCGGAGGGTGTGCGCGGCGGCTGCCTGGGCGGCGGTGAGCCTGAAGTACACGAGTAGGCCGTCGTTGACGTCCTTCCAGAGGTAGCAGGGGAAGGAGGCGGCGACGTCGCCGGCTCCCAGGACGACGTTCCCGGTCCAGGAGGCGGCCCGGACGTCCGCGGGGTGGGCGTACGTCATGAGGGCGGCGTTCTTGAACCCGCCTGGTGTGCCGTCCCAGTCGCCGATCCGCCAGATCGCGGGGGCGGTGCTCGGGTCGTTGGTGAGGGTGAGGGTGTGGAGCGCCGTGGCGGCGCCCGCGGTGACGGTCACCGTGCCCGTGTGGACGGCGAGTTCGCCCTTGTAGACGGTGAGGGTGTAGGTGCCGGGGAGCATCCCCCGGCAGGAGAAGGCGCCGGTGCCTGCGGTGGCACGGGTCCAGTACTGGGCGGCGGCGTTGGCGAAGCCGACGGTGTACGGGTGGTCCGCGTCCATGCCGGCGAGGCCGACGCCCGCGACCCTGCCGCGGCCCGCGGCGCCGACCCAGCCGGGGATGCCGAGGTCGTCGACCCAGGACGTGTCGTGGTTCGCGGCGAAGAGCGCCGGGGAGGGCGTCCCCCCGTCGGTGAAGGCCAGCAGGTAGGGGCCCTGGAGGCCGAAGCGCATCGCCTCCGTCTGGGACTGGTTGTAGTGGAGGATCTCGTACAGGCCGACGCCGAGTTCGTTGGAGTGGCGGAGGAGGGAGCGGTAGAACGGGCCGCCCGAGGCCTTCTCGTGGTTGGAGCGGACCATCCAGAGGCCGACCGAGCCGGTGGTGTACCCGACGGTGTCGTAGTCCATGACCCGGACGCCGGAGTAGTGCTTGGAGCGGGTGTGGCCGTCGGCGCGCTGCCAGACGTCCCCCGCCTCGATGACGGTGTCCGCGCCCTCGACCCAGGAGTCGGGGCCCGCGTTGGGGAAGATCCCCGGCTTGAGGCGGGCGATGAAGCGGGTCGCGGTGAAGGACGTGTCGGCCTTGTCGGTCCACAGGTAGACGTTGTTCAGGCCGGAGCGGGCCGCGATGTAGTGGCGGAGCGTGCCGTGGACGACGGTGACGAGGACGGTCGACCCGGTCTGGGCGAGGGTGACGGTGGAGGCGCCGAGGCCGGACTCGACGTGCGAGTGCTTGCCGCCGTAGCCCTCGTACTCCGTGCCCTTGTAGACGAGGGACGTGAGGTCCCCGGTCGACTTCGAGACCTTGAAGACGAGTCCGGCGCCGGTGTCGACGATGTACTGCG includes:
- a CDS encoding carboxylesterase/lipase family protein; the protein is MDIFKTTHGAVRGFRASADVVAVLGIPYAAPPFGTHRFREPAPAAPWTGVRDGTAFGPVAPQSAELPGSPVWSPGDEDILTVNVWTPAPDGGSLPVLVWIHGGAYTFGSSAQPDFDGDALARAGLVVVTVNYRLGFEGFGHVPAAGGTAHPDNRGLLDQVAALRWVRENIAAFGGDPGNVTVAGHSSGAASIACLMVMDRARGLFHRAVLHSPASPCYTPGIAAATTREVAAAAGRPATAEGLTAATPQDLVTASDRVVEDYRRDPASGSRHYDPSLYAPVLDGDILPTDPLTGIGEGVGRDVDLLVCHTTEEYWLFDAVGSCAKVTTGEQLDRFAEDFGIPAGLVAGYRAAMPDAPVLDVYLTVFGDLLFGEYACRLAERHARTGGRTFLARFDRRRTGPGGAVRAWHCADVPFAFGAVDKDCAAFLIGGAPTSADRDLADRMVGAWAGFAATGEPGWPLFDGSTGRAEVWRTDDTDEGDGPAPLRTLWAGADFPLLRP
- a CDS encoding rhamnogalacturonan lyase B N-terminal domain-containing protein is translated as MRSYDDTTSPHPVRRRTLLGAAAAGAALSAVEGTAVAAGFGWSDDGTQYIVDTGAGLVFKVSKSTGDLTSLVYKGTEYEGYGGKHSHVESGLGASTVTLAQTGSTVLVTVVHGTLRHYIAARSGLNNVYLWTDKADTSFTATRFIARLKPGIFPNAGPDSWVEGADTVIEAGDVWQRADGHTRSKHYSGVRVMDYDTVGYTTGSVGLWMVRSNHEKASGGPFYRSLLRHSNELGVGLYEILHYNQSQTEAMRFGLQGPYLLAFTDGGTPSPALFAANHDTSWVDDLGIPGWVGAAGRGRVAGVGLAGMDADHPYTVGFANAAAQYWTRATAGTGAFSCRGMLPGTYTLTVYKGELAVHTGTVTVTAGAATALHTLTLTNDPSTAPAIWRIGDWDGTPGGFKNAALMTYAHPADVRAASWTGNVVLGAGDVAASFPCYLWKDVNDGLLVYFRLTAAQAAAAHTLRIGVTTAFLNGRPQVTVNDWVSAIPSPPAQPSTRSLTTGSYRGNNHTFTYVVPASAWKTDPSQYNVLRLSVVSGSTGTGFLSAGTAFDCVDLLP